The Mycobacterium haemophilum DSM 44634 sequence AGCGGGTCATCACCATCCACCTAGAGTGGGTTAAAGCAGATCAGTTAAGGGAGAGAAAGCTAGTGGACAGCGCCGCACAGTCGAACCAGGCCCAGTCGGTTTCCGGCCAGACCGGAACGGCGCGGGTGAAGCGCGGCATGGCCGAGATGCTCAAGGGCGGCGTCATCATGGACGTCGTTACCCCCGAGCAGGCCCGAATCGCCGAGGGCGCCGGTGCCGTCGCGGTGATGGCGCTGGAAAGGGTGCCCGCCGATATCCGCGCTCAGGGCGGGGTGTCACGGATGAGCGACCCCGACATGATCGAGGGCATCATCGCCGCGGTCACGATTCCGGTGATGGCCAAAGCGCGGATCGGGCATTTCGTCGAAGCGCAGATCCTGCAGAGCCTGGGTGTCGACTACATCGACGAGTCCGAGGTGCTGACTCCCGCTGACTACACCCATCACATCGACAAGTGGAAGTTCACCGTGCCGTTTGTATGCGGGGCCACCAATCTCGGTGAGGCGCTACGGCGCATCAACGAGGGGGCGGCGATGATCCGGTCCAAGGGCGAAGCCGGTACCGGTGACGTGTCCAACGCAACCACGCATATGCGGGCCATCGCCGGCGACATCCGCCGGCTGACGTCGTTGTCTGAGGACGAGTTGTATGTTGCGGCAAAGGAATTGCAGGCACCTTACGAGCTTGTCGTCGAAGTCGCCAGGGCGGGCAAGCTGCCGGTTACGCTGTTCACCGCAGGCGGCATCGCCACTCCCGCCGACGCGGCGATGATGATGCAGCTCGGCGCCGAGGGCGTCTTCGTGGGCTCCGGCATCTTCAAGTCGGGCGATCCGGCGCAGCGGGCAGCCGCGATCGTCAAGGCCACCACGTTCTACGACGATCCCGATGTGCTGGCCAAGGTGTCGCGCGGGCTGGGTGAGGCGATGGTGGGCATCAATGTTGAGCAGCTCGCGCAGCCCGATCGGCTGGCCCAGCGGGGCTGGTAAGAACCTCGATGATCGCTTGCGCGAACAGCAGACGGCCGTAGCGTGGCAATCGAGGAAATCCTTGATCTAGAGCAGCTCGAGGTCAACATTTTCCGTGGCGGCGTAGCCAGCTCGACGCCGGAAAACCGGAACCGCGCCTTTGGCGGCCGGGTGGCGGGGCAGTCGTTGGTGTCGGCGGTGCGCACGGTCGACGAGCGGTATCGCGTGCACTCGCTGCACGGCTACTTCTTGTTGCCGGGGGACGCAGGCGCACCCACTGTCTTTCTGGTCGAGCATGTCCGCGACGGCGGTTCTTTTTGCACCCGCCGCGTCAGCGCAGTGCAGCACGGCCAGACCATCTTTCACATGTCGGCGTCGTTTCAGACGCCGCAACAGGGCATCACTCACCAGGATGAGATGCCTCCGGCGCCGGACCCCGAGGAACTGCCCGAGGTCAGCCGCATGAAGGCGTTCGATGACGAGGCCATCAAGCAGTTTCAGGAATGGGACCTGCGCCGGGTGCCGCGTAAGCTGCTCGAACCTAGACCGGGCAAGGTCGCCCAGCAGCAGGTGTGGTTCCGCCATCGCGATCCGTTGCCCGACGACCCGGTGCTGCACATCTGCGCGCTGGCCTACATGAGCGATCTGACGTTGCTGGGCACGGCGTGGTCGATCCATCCGGGTGAGCGCGATGTTCTGCAGGTGGCGTCGCTGGATCACGCGCTATGGTTCATGAGACCGTTCCGAGCCGACGAATGGCTGTTGTACGACCAGTCGTCGCCGTCCGCGCAAGCCGGCCGCGCGCTAACCCAAGGCAAGATCTTTGACCGAACCGGGGCGATGGTGGCCGCCGTCATGCAGGAGGGGTTGACCCGTTTTCCGCGCGGATACCAGCCGACCCCGCGGTGAGCGCGATGAGCTTTCCGAGCGGTTTTCCAAGGGTGGGCGTCTTGGCGCTGCAAGGAGATACCCGTGAGCACCTCGCGGCGCTGCGCGAAGCCGGGGCCGATTCTATGCCGGTACGCCGCCGCGGCGAGCTGGACGCGGTTGACGCGCTGGTCATTCCGGGCGGGGAATCCACCACCATGAGCCACCTGCTGCTCGACTGCGACTTGCTGGAGCCGTTGCGGGCGCGGCTGGCCGACGGGCTGCCGGCTTACGGCGCATGCGCTGGCATGATCCTACTGGCCAGTGAGATCCTCGACGCTGGCGCGAGCGGGCGGGCGGCGCTGCCGCTGCATGCGATAGATATAACGGTGCGGCGCAACGCTTTTGGGCGTCAAGTCGACTCGTTTGAAGGCGATATTGGGTTCGCTGGTCTTGCTGAGCCGGTGCGGGCGGTGTTCATCCGCGCGCCCTGGGTGGAGCGGGTCGGCGACGACGTGCAGGTGCTGGCCCGAGCCGCGGGCCACGTTGTCGCGGTGCGGCAGGGCCCGGTGTTGGCGACGGCGTTTCACCCGGAGATGACCGGCGACCGGCGCATCCACCAGTTGTTCGTCGACATCGTCAACGGCCGGATATAGTGCCGCGAAAGTGCGACTGGCGACGCATTGAGCGAGTGGAGCCGTCGGTGGTGGCACTCTCGCGGCCTTCGGTGTCCACGTAGACTCGTCAAGCGAACTTGTCGAGCAGCAGAGTGCGATGGAAGAGGTAAGACACACCGATGAGCGGCCATTCCAAGTGGGCCACCACCAAGCACAAGAAGGCCGTCATTGACGCCCGCCGCGGCAAGATGTTCGCCCGGCTGATCAAGAACATCGAGGTTGCGGCGCGCGTGGGTGGCGGTGATCCAGCGGGCAACCCAACGCTCTACGACGCGATCCAGAAAGCGAAGAAGAGCTCGGTACCCAACGAGAACATCGAACGGGCGCGCAAGCGCGGCGCTGGTGAGGAGGCCGGTGGCGCCGACTGGCAAACCATCACCTACGAGGGTTACGCACCCAACGGTGTGGCGGTGCTCATCGAATGCCTGACTGATAACCGCAACCGAGCTGCCAGTGAGGTGCGGGTGGCGATGACCCGCAACGGCGGCGCCATGGCCGATCCGGGGTCGGTGGCCTACCTGTTCTCCCGCAAGGGCGTGGTCACCTTGGAGAAGAACGGTCTCACCGAAGACGATGTGCTCACCGCGGTGCTGGACGCCGGCGCTGAGGATGTCAACGATCTTGGTGACAGCTTCGAGGTGATCTCTGAGCCAGGTGATTTGGTCGCGGTCCGCACCGCGTTGCAAGGTGCCGGCATTGACTATGAGTCGGCTGAAGCCAGTTTCCAGCCCTCGGTCAGCGTGCCCGTCGACCTCGATGGCGCCCGCAAGGTATTCAAGCTTGTCGACGCGCTGGAGGACAGCGACGACGTGCAGAATGTCTGGACCAATGTCGACCTATCCGACGAGGTGCTGGCCGCTCTCGACGACGAGTGAGCTAGTCATAGCCGTGGCGCATGTCTTCGACGATGCGCGGGTTCTCCAGGGTCGACGGGTCGAGCGGGCGCGGCCCGATGTCGCCGGAGAACACGGTGGCAGCCTCGAGCACTCGCGGGTTGAGGAATCGCAGCGGCGGAGCGTCGCCCGGCATGCCGGGTGTGGGCGCGGCGCTGCCGGGGCGCGCCAAGACGAACCCCCAGTCACCGAAGGTGGGCACGTGGACGTGGTACGGCGTGACGGCGTAGCCGGCAGCCTGGATCGTCGAGACCGTCCGCCAAAACGCCGTCGGGGTGGAAAACGGGCTGCCTGCCTGCACAACCATCAGCCCCGCGGAAGCCAGCGCATGCGCGGCCAACACATAGAACTCGGTGGAATACAGCCGGCCCAGCACGGGCGTATCAGGGTCGGGAAGGTCGATGATGACCGCGTCAAAGCCTCCGGCGGGGCGCAGCTGCGGGTGGGGGGTGCGCAACCAGTTCATGGCATCGTCGATCACGACGGCCACCCGCGGGTTGTCCAGCGCGCCGCCGTTGGCGTCCCGCAGTG is a genomic window containing:
- the pdxS gene encoding pyridoxal 5'-phosphate synthase lyase subunit PdxS, which translates into the protein MDSAAQSNQAQSVSGQTGTARVKRGMAEMLKGGVIMDVVTPEQARIAEGAGAVAVMALERVPADIRAQGGVSRMSDPDMIEGIIAAVTIPVMAKARIGHFVEAQILQSLGVDYIDESEVLTPADYTHHIDKWKFTVPFVCGATNLGEALRRINEGAAMIRSKGEAGTGDVSNATTHMRAIAGDIRRLTSLSEDELYVAAKELQAPYELVVEVARAGKLPVTLFTAGGIATPADAAMMMQLGAEGVFVGSGIFKSGDPAQRAAAIVKATTFYDDPDVLAKVSRGLGEAMVGINVEQLAQPDRLAQRGW
- the tesB gene encoding acyl-CoA thioesterase II produces the protein MAIEEILDLEQLEVNIFRGGVASSTPENRNRAFGGRVAGQSLVSAVRTVDERYRVHSLHGYFLLPGDAGAPTVFLVEHVRDGGSFCTRRVSAVQHGQTIFHMSASFQTPQQGITHQDEMPPAPDPEELPEVSRMKAFDDEAIKQFQEWDLRRVPRKLLEPRPGKVAQQQVWFRHRDPLPDDPVLHICALAYMSDLTLLGTAWSIHPGERDVLQVASLDHALWFMRPFRADEWLLYDQSSPSAQAGRALTQGKIFDRTGAMVAAVMQEGLTRFPRGYQPTPR
- the pdxT gene encoding pyridoxal 5'-phosphate synthase glutaminase subunit PdxT → MSFPSGFPRVGVLALQGDTREHLAALREAGADSMPVRRRGELDAVDALVIPGGESTTMSHLLLDCDLLEPLRARLADGLPAYGACAGMILLASEILDAGASGRAALPLHAIDITVRRNAFGRQVDSFEGDIGFAGLAEPVRAVFIRAPWVERVGDDVQVLARAAGHVVAVRQGPVLATAFHPEMTGDRRIHQLFVDIVNGRI
- a CDS encoding YebC/PmpR family DNA-binding transcriptional regulator; amino-acid sequence: MSGHSKWATTKHKKAVIDARRGKMFARLIKNIEVAARVGGGDPAGNPTLYDAIQKAKKSSVPNENIERARKRGAGEEAGGADWQTITYEGYAPNGVAVLIECLTDNRNRAASEVRVAMTRNGGAMADPGSVAYLFSRKGVVTLEKNGLTEDDVLTAVLDAGAEDVNDLGDSFEVISEPGDLVAVRTALQGAGIDYESAEASFQPSVSVPVDLDGARKVFKLVDALEDSDDVQNVWTNVDLSDEVLAALDDE